One genomic segment of Candidatus Wallbacteria bacterium includes these proteins:
- a CDS encoding HAD hydrolase-like protein, with product MSIKILCLDLDGTLYLDQRLYPGVLETLEALRKKYRIIFVTNTTSRLASEICSEINSLGIPAQPDELYTASRAAREFLCLRGDQSGILLAPPRILTDYTWFKQDPEGRSVLIADEGYGTTFEDLHRPFSILMRPGTSFYTLQKNRYFSKQGSLRLDMGPLTAALEYASNREATILGKPSRQLFELIAKNYSVELSEMAMVGDDLEFDVLLPKKLGLCGILVKTGKYLPEQALKTSALYSVRADHELERFSDLAGIL from the coding sequence ATGAGCATCAAGATCCTCTGCCTGGACCTGGACGGCACACTGTACCTGGATCAGCGGCTTTATCCGGGAGTCCTGGAAACACTGGAAGCACTCAGAAAAAAATACCGGATCATCTTTGTCACGAACACCACTTCCAGGCTCGCTTCTGAAATCTGCTCGGAAATCAACTCTCTGGGAATCCCGGCCCAGCCTGATGAACTTTACACTGCCTCCCGGGCGGCAAGGGAATTTCTCTGCCTGCGCGGCGATCAGAGCGGAATCCTGCTGGCGCCGCCACGAATCCTGACTGATTACACCTGGTTCAAGCAAGACCCTGAGGGAAGGTCGGTCCTGATCGCCGACGAGGGCTATGGGACGACATTCGAGGACCTGCACAGGCCTTTCTCGATTTTGATGAGGCCCGGCACCTCCTTCTATACGCTCCAGAAAAACCGCTATTTCAGTAAGCAGGGCTCTTTAAGGCTGGATATGGGTCCGCTCACAGCCGCCCTGGAATATGCATCCAACCGCGAAGCCACGATACTGGGAAAACCATCACGCCAGCTGTTTGAACTGATCGCGAAAAATTACTCTGTGGAACTTTCTGAAATGGCCATGGTTGGCGATGACCTGGAGTTCGACGTGCTGCTGCCGAAGAAGCTCGGTTTGTGCGGAATTCTGGTCAAAACAGGGAAATACCTGCCTGAGCAAGCCTTGAAAACCAGCGCTTTGTATTCCGTCCGAGCCGACCATGAACTGGAAAGATTTTCGGATCTGGCTGGAATTCTATGA
- a CDS encoding ankyrin repeat domain-containing protein: MYHSFIGCVFDFILGPFLLPLFLLLITSPFWFSDNEEKSIKFISSYAFTKLSTLSLNLIGFVILIILVLVRIFFAQPIKVNDDSRLRKEAMEQGSMSHSNFINLKDTKENIDIATKKLFFAQSSEEVIGLINQGANVNAEEESGYTPLMFAILNRNKGVVESLVRNGADVKHKKWNLETILSTLFFDSGAVLNIYGIRDLPKGMDYDLLDFLIKSGADIDSLFRDDCRSTNSNFIKICKKYNAKGSQYIHVLDDGHGNKTIQQLTVFAYLMLSPLLFFLNFVRAVWLDINGKNFMKQLLLSCLILIALMLFSPVYDFMNYSVLIVGFRDLGGSGDFGDILGVFIISLAFLMPNFLMMLILANNCSKISFTHLKILKEYSSIPITRGLFFILFIVSVYAFRYYMWEVTINRMIY; this comes from the coding sequence ATGTACCATAGTTTTATTGGTTGCGTTTTTGATTTCATATTAGGTCCATTTTTACTACCTCTTTTTTTGCTTTTAATTACTTCGCCTTTCTGGTTTTCAGATAACGAAGAAAAGTCTATAAAGTTTATCTCATCCTATGCATTCACAAAATTATCAACTCTCAGTTTAAATCTTATCGGTTTTGTTATTCTAATCATTCTTGTATTGGTCAGAATATTTTTTGCTCAACCTATTAAAGTAAATGATGATTCTAGACTTAGAAAAGAAGCAATGGAACAAGGTTCTATGAGTCATTCAAATTTTATAAATTTGAAAGATACAAAAGAGAATATCGATATAGCAACAAAGAAACTCTTTTTTGCACAATCATCGGAGGAAGTAATTGGTCTGATAAATCAAGGAGCAAATGTAAATGCCGAAGAAGAATCAGGATATACACCCTTAATGTTTGCGATTCTTAACAGGAACAAAGGAGTTGTTGAATCCCTGGTGAGAAATGGAGCGGACGTTAAACACAAAAAATGGAACCTTGAAACCATCTTAAGTACTTTGTTTTTTGATTCCGGAGCCGTATTGAATATTTATGGTATTCGGGACCTACCCAAAGGAATGGACTATGATTTACTTGATTTCTTAATAAAATCAGGTGCTGACATTGATTCTCTTTTTAGAGATGACTGTAGGAGCACAAATAGTAATTTTATCAAAATCTGCAAAAAATATAATGCCAAAGGAAGCCAATATATACATGTCCTGGATGATGGGCACGGCAACAAAACGATACAGCAATTGACTGTCTTTGCATATTTAATGCTCTCCCCTTTACTATTTTTTTTGAATTTTGTCAGAGCTGTCTGGCTGGATATTAATGGGAAAAATTTTATGAAACAATTGCTCCTATCTTGCTTAATATTGATAGCGTTGATGCTTTTCAGTCCAGTCTATGATTTCATGAACTATTCTGTTTTGATCGTTGGTTTTAGAGATTTGGGCGGTTCTGGAGATTTTGGTGATATTTTAGGTGTTTTCATTATTTCACTGGCATTTTTAATGCCAAACTTCCTCATGATGCTCATCTTAGCTAACAATTGCAGCAAGATTTCTTTTACACATCTGAAGATACTCAAGGAATACTCTTCAATTCCAATAACCAGAGGGTTATTTTTTATTCTTTTTATCGTCAGCGTATATGCTTTTCGTTATTACATGTGGGAAGTGACAATTAATAGGATGATTTACTGA
- a CDS encoding ankyrin repeat domain-containing protein, giving the protein MRRTLCLFLCLALSQLQASPEKWKFYDFKDKDRITEQKVQELTAKGQTAEAAKLQADYQDLKVRAYLSNWPLLLTVHNKVVEKGEAWAMTFLADWALALVKDTVETGENSQDTFLKPLLGPDASAEISDLQQAAVFLSKKGDQILAASSDYFGILKLLCGSPDLCGFYRAVCSVNLDQARKSAAGVISLPAECGLPEKLLSLSLQADSPELMDLVVKKVCQEEFRRLFPDLFSRAVSRELTRTVKYLLSSSEFQAHVFTKSKDPLLYELVQRSRDEEILDLMLAKGTVELQVELLPAVKTKETAAKLRIELLKGPKDRKLAAIEAVSTYAAAEYLIEKGLDPDQEEGFEVPLTITSEPEVARALLAHGADLNILLSNRKNPGATKDCLLSRVKNRAIADLLIASGLDLKKKGPLGNTMLHCEVITSEIALMLLDYGISPNERDNSGRTPIFCMPNNLPVAKLLLDRGADPKIRDKAGNTPLFCSYFDPEVAKLLLSRGLSANDTNEAGDTPLHLISFDTESVEFLIRNGADVNARNRKGETPIFGLSKKPYILKILIAHGADPKAVNLEGKNAADVNVGIESQKFLSDQGVTAKRKNDLKRGSDLQEYLKSVKSGEDILAEYPLRSKPVMEERMYRYPFFKHIYEDCYRFLANPIYPESHDEAISQGIELIDIFLKKGGKPDLQSMGMTLMMMMPYPKPVRMLLDAGADPFAADSLGRTPLFYAADLENNQEAVEMLVSAVTRKGVKLADLTDKKGCNLLMTCRKEYTDYFLKQGVPVNATDKTGRTVLMGPSMFGDKLDKLIAAGADCNAVDSNGDSALHHAVLRCIKASVERLLKANANPVIRNKQGKTPLDVALTMAEKKAVSDYMMNDLLTIIELLKQAERKK; this is encoded by the coding sequence ATGCGTCGGACCCTGTGCCTGTTTCTCTGCCTTGCACTTTCCCAGCTCCAGGCCTCTCCGGAAAAATGGAAATTCTATGATTTCAAAGATAAGGACAGAATCACTGAGCAGAAGGTGCAGGAATTGACGGCAAAGGGTCAGACGGCTGAAGCAGCCAAGCTCCAGGCCGACTATCAGGACCTGAAAGTCAGGGCCTATCTTTCCAACTGGCCGCTGCTTCTGACAGTGCATAATAAAGTTGTTGAGAAAGGTGAGGCCTGGGCCATGACTTTCCTCGCAGACTGGGCTCTGGCGCTTGTGAAAGATACTGTCGAGACTGGTGAAAATTCTCAGGATACCTTTCTGAAACCGCTGCTGGGACCGGATGCGTCAGCCGAAATTTCCGATCTGCAGCAGGCTGCGGTTTTCTTGTCAAAAAAAGGCGATCAGATCCTGGCTGCATCCTCCGATTATTTCGGCATCCTGAAACTGCTTTGCGGAAGTCCTGATCTATGCGGTTTTTACAGGGCTGTCTGCAGCGTTAATCTGGATCAGGCCCGGAAATCGGCTGCAGGTGTCATCAGTCTTCCAGCCGAATGCGGGCTGCCTGAAAAGCTGCTGAGCCTTTCCCTGCAGGCGGACAGCCCGGAGCTGATGGATCTGGTTGTGAAAAAGGTCTGCCAGGAAGAGTTCAGAAGGCTGTTTCCAGACCTTTTTTCCAGAGCAGTCTCCAGGGAGCTGACACGCACCGTAAAATATCTGCTTTCCAGTTCCGAATTCCAGGCACATGTTTTCACAAAATCCAAAGATCCTCTTCTTTATGAACTTGTGCAAAGATCCAGGGATGAGGAAATATTGGATCTGATGCTGGCAAAAGGAACTGTGGAACTGCAGGTCGAACTGCTGCCTGCAGTGAAGACAAAGGAAACAGCGGCTAAACTCAGAATCGAGCTGCTGAAAGGGCCTAAGGATCGGAAGCTCGCTGCGATTGAGGCGGTGTCGACTTATGCTGCAGCCGAATACCTGATCGAGAAAGGTCTTGACCCTGACCAGGAAGAAGGCTTTGAAGTCCCGCTTACAATCACCAGTGAACCAGAAGTCGCCAGAGCCCTGCTTGCCCATGGCGCTGACCTGAACATACTGCTCTCCAACAGGAAAAACCCTGGTGCCACCAAGGACTGCCTGTTGAGCAGGGTCAAGAATCGGGCGATTGCGGACCTGCTGATCGCGAGCGGCCTGGATCTGAAAAAAAAGGGGCCTCTCGGCAACACAATGCTGCATTGTGAAGTAATCACCAGTGAAATTGCCTTGATGCTGCTCGATTACGGGATTTCTCCCAATGAACGCGACAACTCGGGCAGAACTCCCATTTTCTGCATGCCGAACAATCTGCCTGTGGCGAAACTGCTGCTCGACCGGGGAGCTGACCCGAAGATCCGGGACAAGGCCGGCAATACACCGCTCTTCTGCTCCTATTTCGATCCTGAGGTGGCGAAACTGCTGCTGTCCAGAGGGCTGTCTGCAAATGATACCAATGAGGCGGGTGACACTCCGCTGCATTTAATCAGTTTTGATACTGAAAGCGTCGAATTCCTGATCAGAAATGGAGCGGATGTGAACGCCAGGAACAGGAAAGGCGAAACTCCCATTTTTGGATTGAGCAAAAAGCCTTATATTCTGAAAATTCTGATTGCCCATGGTGCTGACCCTAAAGCAGTGAATCTGGAAGGGAAAAATGCCGCAGATGTAAATGTGGGCATTGAGTCCCAGAAATTTCTCTCTGATCAGGGAGTGACTGCCAAGCGGAAAAATGATCTGAAGCGCGGCTCAGACCTTCAGGAATATCTGAAATCAGTAAAATCAGGGGAAGACATCCTGGCCGAGTACCCTTTAAGAAGCAAGCCGGTGATGGAAGAGAGGATGTATAGGTATCCTTTCTTCAAGCATATTTATGAGGATTGTTACAGATTCCTCGCCAATCCTATTTACCCGGAATCTCACGACGAAGCCATCAGCCAAGGAATCGAGCTGATCGACATTTTTCTCAAAAAAGGCGGGAAGCCGGATCTCCAGTCAATGGGCATGACCCTGATGATGATGATGCCGTACCCTAAACCAGTCAGGATGCTGCTTGATGCCGGGGCAGATCCTTTTGCCGCTGACAGCCTGGGCAGGACCCCGCTTTTTTATGCGGCTGACCTGGAGAACAATCAGGAAGCAGTGGAAATGCTGGTTTCCGCAGTAACCCGGAAAGGTGTCAAGCTGGCCGACCTGACCGACAAGAAAGGCTGCAATCTGCTGATGACCTGCAGGAAAGAGTATACCGATTACTTCCTCAAACAGGGAGTTCCGGTGAATGCCACTGACAAAACCGGGCGCACAGTTCTGATGGGACCGTCAATGTTCGGAGATAAACTGGATAAACTCATCGCTGCCGGGGCAGACTGCAACGCAGTGGACTCAAACGGTGACTCAGCCCTGCATCACGCTGTCCTCCGGTGCATCAAGGCTTCAGTGGAGAGGCTGCTCAAGGCAAACGCCAACCCGGTGATCAGAAACAAGCAGGGAAAAACCCCGCTGGATGTAGCCCTGACCATGGCTGAAAAAAAGGCGGTTTCAGACTATATGATGAATGATCTGCTGACCATCATCGAACTTTTAAAGCAGGCAGAGAGGAAAAAGTGA
- a CDS encoding DUF370 domain-containing protein: protein MKYSILNVGFGNGLMLHRIVSILNPDSSPMKRLKDEARENGKLIDATFGRKTRSILITDSDHVVLSALQPETLFNRLTEGGEYVE from the coding sequence ATGAAATACAGCATCCTGAATGTAGGATTCGGCAATGGCCTGATGCTTCACCGAATTGTGTCGATCCTAAACCCTGATTCCTCTCCCATGAAACGATTGAAGGATGAAGCCCGCGAAAACGGCAAACTGATTGACGCTACTTTTGGCCGGAAAACACGCTCGATTTTGATAACAGACAGCGACCATGTGGTCCTGTCAGCCTTGCAGCCTGAGACTCTTTTCAACCGACTGACCGAAGGTGGTGAATATGTTGAATGA
- a CDS encoding formylglycine-generating enzyme family protein, with translation MKKMMIAGLFIFAFCCLADDETSQPKVLSTPVKPQLLTAGSSEISFDLPGGVKLQMIHILPGEFLMGCPYSPQEIEWKYDTDNVNCGKTAAWFKNEHPQHLVKITKGFLLGKYEVTQAQWRAVMGDNPSMYQGDSRPVECVSFTDCQQFTKRLREMTGKNFRLPSEAEWEYSCRAGTTTECFWGDPLDDMLPDRYPKDITERNLKEIDKYCWDVRNNPDNSGAHFGKAQEVGLKQPNPWGLFDICGNVEEWCQDWFDENYYSVSPDTDPQGPAEGNSNCFKISGDKRPARVIRGGCFSNTIVDCRSACRVRNVETLKVDYGGVRLACDEF, from the coding sequence ATGAAAAAAATGATGATTGCAGGACTTTTTATCTTCGCCTTCTGTTGCCTGGCTGACGATGAAACCTCCCAGCCAAAGGTACTTTCCACTCCTGTAAAGCCTCAACTTCTGACTGCAGGAAGCAGTGAAATCAGCTTTGACCTGCCTGGCGGAGTAAAGCTTCAGATGATACATATCCTGCCAGGGGAATTCCTGATGGGCTGCCCATATTCCCCGCAGGAGATTGAATGGAAATATGATACCGATAACGTCAATTGCGGAAAAACAGCTGCCTGGTTCAAAAACGAGCACCCGCAGCATCTGGTGAAGATCACAAAGGGCTTTCTGCTTGGAAAGTACGAGGTTACTCAGGCCCAGTGGAGGGCAGTGATGGGAGATAACCCCAGCATGTACCAGGGCGACTCCAGGCCTGTGGAATGCGTGTCATTCACAGACTGCCAGCAGTTCACAAAGAGGCTCAGGGAAATGACAGGGAAAAATTTCCGCCTGCCCAGCGAAGCAGAATGGGAATATTCCTGTCGGGCAGGGACTACTACCGAATGCTTCTGGGGCGATCCTCTGGATGATATGCTTCCTGACAGATATCCCAAAGACATAACTGAAAGAAACCTCAAAGAAATAGACAAATACTGCTGGGATGTAAGAAACAATCCCGATAACAGCGGCGCTCACTTCGGGAAGGCCCAGGAAGTGGGGTTGAAGCAGCCCAATCCCTGGGGTCTGTTTGATATATGCGGAAATGTGGAGGAATGGTGCCAGGATTGGTTCGATGAAAATTATTACAGCGTTTCTCCTGATACTGACCCTCAGGGTCCTGCTGAAGGCAACTCGAACTGCTTTAAAATATCCGGCGATAAAAGGCCGGCCCGTGTCATCCGGGGAGGATGCTTCAGCAACACGATAGTGGATTGCCGGAGTGCTTGCCGCGTGCGGAATGTCGAAACTCTCAAGGTGGATTATGGCGGAGTCCGCCTGGCCTGCGATGAGTTCTAG
- a CDS encoding ATP-binding protein — protein MKISSQEIISILSQFNPWWRRESVPDLPKWRRAVFRDLYTWIYKPPAPRAVLLSGARQVGKTTLLLQAIEKLLQDGVPGANILYATFDHPVLKLSGADAVIEAWRELEPRVPGTEYLFLDEAQNIRDFGTWVKLQVDFHKHRRVVFTGSSLPVQEAQESGVGRWHNLKLTTLSFYEYIKLKKLELPELPRLSSLRDLFEWQQHQFGRISRSAGQYVGHFHEYLVRGGFPQTALVESVTQAQRLLREDIIDKVLKRDMTAMFGVRRVVDLEYTFLYLCMHDGGLLDMTALCASLEVKRPTAQNFIELLEATHLIYKLPPYGYGKSILRARHKIYLADAAIAPAVMLKGKIMLEDQTVLSTATETAVFKHLFARYYRQNVRFTYWRGKKDHEVDLVAEIAGQIIPFEVKYRAQHTGVRDLKGLVELMKDKKIDHGYVITKSIDDFGLLGGTDDVTGRIMRVPAPLLCYWMGQGELHEMEGEGE, from the coding sequence ATGAAGATATCGAGCCAGGAAATAATTTCCATTTTGTCCCAGTTCAATCCATGGTGGAGGAGGGAAAGCGTGCCTGATCTGCCGAAATGGCGGAGGGCCGTGTTCCGCGATCTTTATACATGGATATACAAGCCTCCTGCTCCCAGGGCGGTGCTGCTGTCCGGGGCGAGGCAGGTCGGAAAGACCACTCTTCTTCTGCAGGCCATCGAGAAGCTTCTGCAGGACGGTGTGCCTGGAGCAAACATTCTCTACGCCACTTTCGATCATCCTGTCCTCAAACTATCCGGAGCGGATGCCGTGATCGAAGCTTGGAGGGAACTGGAACCACGGGTACCGGGAACTGAGTACCTGTTTCTGGATGAAGCCCAGAATATCCGCGACTTTGGAACCTGGGTCAAACTACAGGTGGATTTCCATAAACATAGGCGGGTCGTTTTCACAGGCTCGTCCCTGCCGGTTCAGGAAGCTCAGGAATCGGGAGTGGGCCGTTGGCACAACCTCAAACTGACAACACTGTCTTTTTACGAATACATTAAGCTGAAAAAGCTGGAACTGCCTGAGCTGCCGCGGCTTTCTTCCCTGCGCGACCTGTTTGAATGGCAACAGCATCAATTCGGCCGCATTTCCAGATCCGCAGGGCAGTATGTCGGCCATTTCCACGAATATCTGGTGCGAGGGGGATTTCCTCAGACCGCCCTGGTGGAAAGCGTAACCCAGGCCCAGCGCCTGCTGCGGGAAGACATCATCGACAAAGTCCTGAAGCGCGACATGACCGCCATGTTCGGCGTGAGAAGGGTCGTGGATCTGGAATACACGTTCCTGTACCTGTGCATGCACGATGGGGGACTTCTGGATATGACGGCGCTTTGCGCCAGTCTGGAGGTTAAGCGGCCTACAGCCCAGAACTTTATCGAGCTGCTGGAAGCCACGCATCTGATTTACAAGCTACCTCCATATGGCTACGGTAAATCCATTCTACGAGCCCGCCATAAAATCTACCTGGCTGATGCCGCGATAGCACCGGCTGTCATGCTCAAGGGCAAGATCATGCTGGAAGATCAGACCGTTTTGAGCACTGCAACTGAAACCGCTGTTTTCAAGCATCTGTTCGCGCGATATTACAGGCAGAATGTGCGTTTCACCTACTGGAGAGGCAAAAAAGATCATGAAGTCGATCTGGTGGCGGAGATTGCCGGACAGATCATTCCGTTTGAAGTCAAATACCGCGCCCAGCACACTGGAGTACGCGATCTCAAGGGACTCGTCGAACTGATGAAGGACAAGAAGATCGACCATGGTTATGTGATAACCAAGTCCATTGATGATTTCGGATTGCTGGGCGGGACAGATGATGTCACTGGGCGTATCATGCGCGTTCCTGCACCCCTTCTGTGCTACTGGATGGGACAGGGTGAATTGCATGAAATGGAGGGGGAAGGTGAATAA
- a CDS encoding YicC family protein: MLRSMTGFAYEKFEYGGCAFSLELKSYNNKGKDLNTRLPESLARIEPEVREILGERIMRGKVYFNAREERISGSGFALNEEFLVLAAEQLAAVEKKIKRKLDPSFLVLRSEAFKSESSDRDEKLELEFKKHLQSVLDEYGKFRDREGKKHEKEIRKGLSIMEAKIGEIRKKAPEFKEKLRQKFEERCHTFSSADQGARERLYQELTLIMDRQDFNEEIVRFDAHLQFFLKSLAEDSPGKKLTFITQELLREINTLGVKCGDFQVSSLAVEIKDEVEKIKEQLLNIE, translated from the coding sequence ATGCTCAGAAGCATGACCGGTTTCGCTTACGAAAAATTTGAATACGGCGGTTGCGCCTTTTCTCTCGAATTGAAGAGTTACAATAATAAGGGCAAGGACCTGAACACCAGGCTGCCGGAATCCCTGGCCAGAATTGAGCCGGAAGTGAGGGAAATCCTTGGCGAGCGCATCATGCGCGGTAAAGTGTATTTCAATGCCCGAGAGGAGCGTATCTCAGGCAGCGGGTTCGCACTGAACGAGGAATTCCTGGTTCTGGCTGCTGAACAGCTGGCTGCGGTTGAAAAAAAGATCAAACGCAAGCTGGACCCTTCGTTTCTGGTGCTCAGAAGCGAAGCTTTCAAGAGCGAGTCTTCCGACAGGGATGAGAAGCTGGAACTGGAATTCAAGAAACATCTTCAGTCCGTGCTTGATGAGTATGGGAAGTTCCGCGACCGGGAAGGGAAAAAGCATGAGAAAGAGATCAGAAAAGGTCTCTCGATAATGGAAGCGAAAATCGGCGAGATCAGGAAGAAAGCTCCGGAATTCAAAGAAAAGCTGCGCCAGAAATTCGAGGAGCGCTGCCATACTTTCAGTTCTGCTGACCAGGGGGCAAGGGAGCGGTTGTATCAGGAACTGACCTTGATCATGGATCGGCAGGATTTCAATGAGGAGATCGTAAGATTCGATGCGCATCTTCAATTTTTTCTGAAATCTCTTGCAGAGGATTCGCCAGGCAAGAAACTCACTTTTATCACCCAGGAACTGCTGCGCGAAATCAACACTCTTGGAGTAAAATGCGGTGATTTTCAAGTTTCATCCCTGGCTGTGGAGATCAAGGATGAAGTGGAAAAAATCAAGGAACAGCTCCTGAATATAGAATGA
- the gmk gene encoding guanylate kinase, giving the protein MLNERTKKRGMLMIVSGPSGAGKTTLCQLLLKEDRNFSYSISVTTRNPRKNEKDKADYTFVSDDIFKQMIAENKFLEWAIVHGDYYGTPKQFVLENLKKGNDVLLELDVQGGLQIKGKYPRDTVLVFIMPPDLKELEARLRNRATDSDEVIEKRLFNARTELKFVDCYDYFLINDSLENAFRKLKTIVSTENLKTYRFLDLE; this is encoded by the coding sequence ATGTTGAATGAAAGAACCAAGAAGCGCGGGATGCTGATGATAGTTTCCGGTCCATCCGGTGCAGGAAAGACTACGCTCTGCCAGCTCCTGCTCAAGGAAGACAGGAATTTCTCCTATTCGATTTCAGTGACTACCCGCAATCCGAGAAAAAACGAAAAGGACAAGGCTGACTACACTTTCGTGTCAGACGACATTTTCAAGCAGATGATCGCGGAGAATAAGTTTCTGGAGTGGGCGATTGTGCATGGCGATTATTACGGAACTCCCAAACAGTTTGTACTGGAAAACCTGAAAAAAGGGAATGATGTGCTGCTGGAACTGGATGTGCAGGGCGGGCTGCAGATCAAGGGCAAGTATCCCCGGGATACTGTACTTGTTTTCATCATGCCTCCTGATCTCAAGGAGCTGGAAGCAAGGCTTAGAAACCGCGCCACAGACAGCGACGAAGTGATCGAGAAGCGCCTGTTCAATGCCAGAACAGAACTCAAGTTCGTAGACTGCTACGACTATTTTCTGATCAACGACAGCCTGGAAAACGCGTTCAGGAAGCTCAAGACTATTGTATCGACAGAAAATTTGAAGACTTACAGATTCCTGGACCTTGAGTGA
- a CDS encoding clostripain-related cysteine peptidase — protein sequence MKLLGILFMFAFAFYAFAEQPAGGKEWTIMVYMAGDNAATEDLEGDGHIDMLEMAGAKIDNSKVNLVLLVDFGGKDFDGLYVYNGKDYDLKKKYDEINMGDPATLTGFIKDAAANYPAKKYLLHLWGHGSGLLSLAGPGTIIDDLNNQNSKSGNAKAARLLDNDYAMDKVFARLAVAKLIGTDPQSKSFAYDESSKDCITMVEFKKALNDSNLKFELISFDACIMNQVEVLYQIKDYTSNVAAAFTYFPGGGYWYTGCFSPLSDNPSIDGRTLAKSMLDNNKKFYTTEDLFKPAFVATIKQRILKSLRAKKDQVLQAMAQNNIPADQFDAFIDMYADKYISDNQEDVDNAAAQAFKMQVLNFGYMDLTKLPDFMKKLDEFIKTATDRTRAMDARKKSTSINSAFGDKYGTFYVDILSFVSQFETLADGKPNQAADELLKDIKTLEPEFIVVGTDETMTNAHVGLFFPEQIDLYKVLAKYYEPLDFCSNSKWPDFLKGLIAPAPAPAPAKMGAPK from the coding sequence ATGAAACTGCTGGGAATCCTGTTTATGTTCGCTTTCGCTTTCTATGCTTTCGCAGAACAGCCTGCAGGCGGCAAGGAATGGACAATCATGGTCTACATGGCCGGCGATAATGCCGCAACCGAAGACCTGGAAGGCGACGGACACATCGACATGCTGGAAATGGCTGGAGCCAAGATCGACAATTCCAAAGTCAACCTGGTGCTGCTCGTGGACTTCGGCGGCAAGGATTTTGACGGGCTCTATGTCTATAACGGCAAGGATTATGATCTTAAGAAAAAATACGACGAAATCAACATGGGTGATCCGGCCACTCTCACAGGTTTCATCAAGGACGCTGCAGCCAATTACCCTGCAAAAAAATATCTGCTCCATCTCTGGGGACACGGCAGTGGACTGCTTTCCCTGGCAGGTCCAGGCACAATCATCGACGATCTGAACAATCAGAACAGCAAATCCGGCAATGCCAAGGCAGCCAGATTACTGGACAATGACTATGCCATGGACAAAGTTTTTGCCCGCCTGGCTGTAGCCAAACTGATCGGAACAGATCCGCAGTCCAAGTCTTTCGCCTACGATGAATCCTCCAAAGACTGCATTACCATGGTCGAGTTCAAGAAAGCACTCAATGATTCCAACCTCAAATTCGAGCTGATCAGCTTCGACGCCTGTATCATGAATCAGGTTGAAGTGCTTTATCAGATAAAGGACTACACCTCCAATGTAGCCGCTGCTTTCACCTATTTCCCGGGCGGCGGGTACTGGTATACCGGCTGCTTTTCACCGCTTTCTGATAATCCGTCCATCGACGGCCGCACACTAGCCAAATCCATGCTGGACAACAACAAGAAATTCTACACTACTGAAGACCTGTTCAAACCGGCCTTCGTTGCCACGATCAAGCAGCGGATTCTCAAGAGCCTGCGTGCCAAAAAAGATCAGGTGCTGCAGGCCATGGCGCAGAACAACATCCCTGCAGACCAGTTTGATGCTTTCATCGACATGTATGCCGACAAGTATATCAGCGACAACCAGGAAGATGTAGATAACGCCGCTGCCCAGGCTTTCAAGATGCAGGTGCTGAATTTTGGCTACATGGATCTGACCAAGCTTCCTGATTTCATGAAGAAGCTCGATGAATTCATCAAGACCGCCACTGACCGAACCAGAGCAATGGATGCCAGGAAAAAATCAACCAGTATCAATTCCGCTTTCGGCGATAAGTACGGTACTTTCTATGTGGACATCCTGAGTTTTGTGAGTCAGTTCGAAACTTTGGCAGACGGCAAACCCAATCAGGCAGCTGATGAACTTCTGAAAGATATCAAGACTCTGGAGCCTGAGTTCATAGTAGTCGGAACCGACGAGACAATGACCAATGCCCATGTCGGGCTTTTCTTCCCGGAACAGATCGATTTGTACAAGGTGCTGGCCAAGTATTACGAACCGCTGGATTTCTGCAGCAACAGCAAATGGCCTGATTTTCTGAAAGGTCTGATCGCTCCAGCTCCGGCACCTGCGCCGGCGAAAATGGGCGCACCGAAATAA